The Pontibacter sp. SGAir0037 DNA segment GACTAAGATAACAACCGATGTACACGCAATAGTATACCGCCTGTCCCGCCTCATGCAACAGGAGTTCAACAGGCGCCATATCTGCTATACATTTACACCCGCAGGTTCTCCTCTGCTGGTTTCGCTGGATGAGCAGCAGATAGAACAGGCACTGATTAATATTCTTAAAAATGCGGCAGAAGCCATTGGAAATGAAGGAGAAATACATATCAGGACTGAAACCTCGCCACCACGCATTACCATTACCGATAATGGTGGAGGTATACCTGAGCATATCCGGCCTTTGCTTTTCACACCCTTTTTCAGCACCAAGGAAACAGGTCAGGGCATTGGACTCACGATGATACGGGAAATACTTTTAAATCATGGTTTTACCTTCAGCCTGACCTCTGATGAAGCTGGTATTACTGCGTTTATAATTAACCTGAGCAGCTACTAATGCATGATGCACAATATTATTTTACCTTGAAAACTATCCTAAACAACGCATTTTTTTAATTTTCCTTTTCAGAAGAAGAAATAGCATAATTTTATCAAAAAGGCAATAAATAAGACTACCTCAAACATTTTTTCATTTTTTTCGTAGCCGCACCTGTACAACTTATAAAATTATTTTCTATATTGGACTTATAGTTTAGATGGATATGGAGTACAATATAGTTACAGCACCCAGTTTAGAATTGTTAGCAACCGAAGTTGCTGCATTCCTTCCGCAGGGATGGAAATTAAAAGGAGGAATTTTAGAGCACAACAAAGGATACGCACAGCAGCTTGTGCGAAACCCCTCTGACAGAATAAGGCCTGCCCGAAAGGAGGCCGCTCCGAAGCAGCATCGCCGCATGAAATGGATTGAGTAAAAGACTTTATTTTTTAGCCAAAGGTGATTCACACCCATAACTACTGCCTGCAGTAAGTTTTGGGTGTGTTTCTTTTTAAATGAGTATTGCCATAGCAGCCTGAGCGCGTTTAAGAGCCACTTAATGCAATTGCCTCTCTGTTAGTTCTTCTTGTTTCTAAGCATTTCCAAAGCTCATTCTAAGAAACAAAAACAACATTTACACTACCTCAAACAGCTGTTTAAAACTGCATAGAACAACCACCACTTTTCTGAATATAAGCTGCTTACACCAGCAGTAATTAAAACACGCCTGTCTAGGTAATAGACAATTATAAAAGCTTTGCTTTTAAAGTTTAAACTTGCACCCTTCCAGAAGGCCTATTTTCTTCTCCTCCTTTTCTACAGCTAAGCCTTGCTTGTTGGGCAACATGTGCATGCATTAAAGGCTCACTCAGTCTCAGCTTTGAGGCGCGAATATAACCCTACAAATAATTGTTAGCCATACACTTACACATGGCCACCAAGACTGATTTTCAGAAATTAAACAGAATATCTATTAAAACAGCATCTTTTTCTGGCTTTGCAAGTATATAAGGCTGACAAAATAAAGCAGTATTCCTATAATATAATAAATATTAAAGATTATAATTAGAATAATACCATTTACCGCTGTTTTCAACACTTACACCCTTTATAGCACTAAAAAACAACCATGAGAAGATTTGGATACTTCATTGCTCTTTTGATTTGCTTTACTTCATGCATGACAAAACGCCAACTTGTGTATATGCAGAATGACAATCTGAAAGAGCAGGTGCCTGTGAATACACCAAACCCTTATACCCCTTATAAACTTCAACCACACGATGTACTCTCTGTGAAAGTTCAGAGCGACCAGCCAGAGCTTTCCAGCATCTTTAACATCGTAGACCCTTCCAGTTCATTCGGTTTCGGTGAACCTGGCAGTATGTACATTACAGGTTATTCTATTGATCAGGATGGGAATATTACGTTGCCAAGTGTTGGCAAACTGCCGGTTGCTGGGCTTACCACCAAAGAGGCCCAGGATCTTATACAGAAGAATGTTGTCCGTTATATTCTGGATGCTACGGTAATAGTTAAACTTATAAGCTTTAAGGTAAGCGTGCTTGGCGAGGTTCGTCAGCCAGGCTACTACTACATCTACAACGATCGCGCAAGTATTTTGGAAGGCCTGGCTAAAGCCGGAGACCTAACACAAGTAGCAAATCGACGTAATATAAAACTCATCCGCCAAACGCCGAATGGCTCCGAGACTATTTTGCTGGACTTAACAGATCCTAATCTAACAAAATCACCTTACTATCATTTAATGCCCAACGATGCATTATATATAGAGCCAAGCAAAACTCAGGTTGATCGCGACAACATTATCGTGCTAAACGTTGTATTTACAGCTATATCGGCAGCAGTTTTATTACTTAATTACTTTAAATAAACCAATGAAAAAGAATAAGAAAGAGCATGAGATAGATCTAAAAAGCTGGTTTTTCAAATTCAAGACCAAGTGGTATTTATTTGTTGCATTTGCTCTGGTATCGCTGGCAGCCGCTTATGTATTTGTGCAAAGCTCTAACCGTTTATACGAGTTTAAGGCTACACTCCTGTTAGGGGATCAGCATACCGGCTCTAAAAAGGCCCAGGAACTGCTGGAAATACTGGCAGTACAGGATAAAGGTATTAAAGTGGAAGACGAGATCGGCTTAATCACGTCAGCCGACATGGTAAAGAAAGCTGTAAAAAAGCTTGATTATAATGTATCTTATTTCCAGGTGGCAGATCACTGGCTTAACTCAGCTTTTGACTTAATTAAAAGCGAACAGTATGAATCTGCTCCATACGAAGTACAACTGGATACATCCTCTTACCAGTTAGTAGATGCGCCGTTTGAAGTTAAGATTCTTTCCGACAAAGAATACGAGCTTACCATGAAAGCGAAGAATGTATCGAAATACAGCTTCAGAAAGCATGCTGCCGTAGAATTTATTCCGGAAGTTGAATTTACAAGGGTATTGGAGTTTGGGAAACCTTACAAAGACCAGTACATGAGCTTTACCCTGAACAAAGCCGACCTGGCAGATAACACGCCTGCTAAGAAGTATCTTTTTGTGGTAAACAGCCTTGAGAGCCTGGTTGGTCAGTTTCAGGCAAACCTGGTTGTAAAGCCCATAGAGCGCGAGTCTCGCGTGCTGGAACTTAGCAGCAAAGGCAGTATACCTGAAAAAGAAATTCTTTTCCTGAATACATTGATGGAAGAATATGTAGCGAACGATTTGTACGAGAAGAACCAGAACGGTAAAAAAACACTCGCCTTTATCGAGAGCCAGCTTACACATTTAGAAGATTCTCTGAGACAAAGCAAGCAGGCTTTATCTTCTTTCCGGTCTTCTGAAAGAATTACCAACATCAGCACACAATCGAACATCAGCTATGAAAAGCTATCGCAGCTGGAAGTAGAAAAATCGAGAGTAAGCACCGACAAAGAACTTTATGTTGCTATACTCAAAGATATTCAGCGAAACGATGATGCTTATGAGGCTGTTTCGCCTAACGTTGCCGGTATTACCAACTCGCACCTTGTGAACCTTTTTCAGCGGTTGGCAGACCTGAACCAGCAGAAAGCAGGTTTCAGCGTAAGTGCTACAGAAGATAACCCAAGACTACAGAAGATCAACGGTGAGATCAGAAGCACACGCAATACAATTATTGCCAACCTTAAAAACCTGATCAGTACGGCTGATCTTTCCATCAAGGATATTAACCGCAGGATAGGCGATCTGGAAACAAGATTGGCAAGAGTACCTGAAAATGAGCGTAAGTTAATGGACTTGCAGGGACAGGCTGATTTTATAAGCAAGAAGTATGAATTCTTGCTAGAGAAACGTGCTGAGGCTGCTATTTCCCTTGCTACCAACACCACTGATAAAAAGATTGTGGATCAGGCTACCTTAAGCAGCGCAGGC contains these protein-coding regions:
- a CDS encoding polysaccharide biosynthesis/export family protein; the encoded protein is MTKRQLVYMQNDNLKEQVPVNTPNPYTPYKLQPHDVLSVKVQSDQPELSSIFNIVDPSSSFGFGEPGSMYITGYSIDQDGNITLPSVGKLPVAGLTTKEAQDLIQKNVVRYILDATVIVKLISFKVSVLGEVRQPGYYYIYNDRASILEGLAKAGDLTQVANRRNIKLIRQTPNGSETILLDLTDPNLTKSPYYHLMPNDALYIEPSKTQVDRDNIIVLNVVFTAISAAVLLLNYFK
- a CDS encoding polysaccharide biosynthesis tyrosine autokinase; this encodes MKKNKKEHEIDLKSWFFKFKTKWYLFVAFALVSLAAAYVFVQSSNRLYEFKATLLLGDQHTGSKKAQELLEILAVQDKGIKVEDEIGLITSADMVKKAVKKLDYNVSYFQVADHWLNSAFDLIKSEQYESAPYEVQLDTSSYQLVDAPFEVKILSDKEYELTMKAKNVSKYSFRKHAAVEFIPEVEFTRVLEFGKPYKDQYMSFTLNKADLADNTPAKKYLFVVNSLESLVGQFQANLVVKPIERESRVLELSSKGSIPEKEILFLNTLMEEYVANDLYEKNQNGKKTLAFIESQLTHLEDSLRQSKQALSSFRSSERITNISTQSNISYEKLSQLEVEKSRVSTDKELYVAILKDIQRNDDAYEAVSPNVAGITNSHLVNLFQRLADLNQQKAGFSVSATEDNPRLQKINGEIRSTRNTIIANLKNLISTADLSIKDINRRIGDLETRLARVPENERKLMDLQGQADFISKKYEFLLEKRAEAAISLATNTTDKKIVDQATLSSAGPINVKPKMIYMLALVIGLIIPAAMIVLIDNVDNTIQGKNDLLKVTNIPFLGVIAHGSKTDKLAVKNTPRSAIAESFRSLRINLQYVLAETDFKVVGITSSVSGEGKTFTSVNLSCEMAMSGKRTVLIESDMRKPTFSKYFNTSNEAGLSSYLTKGLPLEEVLQKTEVENLDIISAGPIPDNAIQLLELPRMRELIEKLRMNYDYIVIDTPPIGFVSEYFILMKHMDTNLYVVKHKYTNKDMLEQINELYASKRVKNIYTVINDLDYSNTYEYGYKKKATYYYV